The Atribacterota bacterium region AAAAACACATTTTCAATCACTGATTAATGGGTATCCTGTCAGGGTAAATTCTAATAATTTTGAGTTGTATTTTGAGGAGGAAAACCTTGAAGAGATAGACAAGACACTAAAAAAATACAATTTTGAATTTATTCATCCAATTAAAGAGCAGCCCTGGAAACAAAGAGTGTTAAGGTTTTATGATTATGATAAAAATATTATAGAGATTGGCGAACCGTTGAATATTTAAATGAATCTTTGTTAAATTTTCTTAAGAATTATTATTGATCGAAATGGCTTGAAATTTTAAAAGGATTATAAGATAATTTTTAATATAACACAAAAAGAAAGTAAGAAAATAGAAGGAGGTTAATATGAATTTTCTTGAAGATTTAGAGTGGTATTGGATAGCTGCTATTATAGCTGCAATCTTACTCATAGTTTTTTAGTAATTGTCAGTAACAGTATTAATTTATAAATTTTTTAAAACCCATGTATTAATTTAGCGTATAATGCTTAATTAAAACGAGGTATATCACTATGCTTGAAATACCTGAGAGTACAACTATTGCCAGACAATTAAATGAAACAGTTTCTGGTAAAAGTGTCGTTAATGTTGTTGCTGCCCATTCCCCGCACAAATTTGCTTTCTTCCATGAAAATCCGGAAGATTATAAGGAACTTCTTTCAGGGTTGGTTATCGGCGAAAGCCTTGGCATTGGTGCAATGATTGAAATTTCTGCCGGTAGCCGTCGGATTGTTCTCGGTGATGGTGCCAATCTCCGATATTATAATGATTCTACCAAATTACCATCCAAACATCAGCTTTTGCTCGAATTTGATGATAAGAGCGTTCTGTTATGTTCAGTTCAGATGTATGGTACGGTGCTGGCATTCAAGGAGGGAACAATTGACAATAAATATTATTTTATTGCC contains the following coding sequences:
- a CDS encoding glyoxalase/bleomycin resistance/dioxygenase family protein, with the translated sequence MKYICPLIVVEDINRSRFLYEKILKQKVKADHGENVIFEGDFAIHQKTHFQSLINGYPVRVNSNNFELYFEEENLEEIDKTLKKYNFEFIHPIKEQPWKQRVLRFYDYDKNIIEIGEPLNI
- a CDS encoding endonuclease VIII, producing MLEIPESTTIARQLNETVSGKSVVNVVAAHSPHKFAFFHENPEDYKELLSGLVIGESLGIGAMIEISAGSRRIVLGDGANLRYYNDSTKLPSKHQLLLEFDDKSVLLCSVQMYGTVLAFKEGTIDNKYYFIAKEKTSPLDDSFDIGYFTSLRLKETDKLSAKAFLATQQRIPGLGNGILQDILFHAGVHPKRKMGTITPKEYISLFHSVKDTISEMTRMGGRDTEKDLFGKTG